A single window of Montipora capricornis isolate CH-2021 chromosome 14, ASM3666992v2, whole genome shotgun sequence DNA harbors:
- the LOC138033332 gene encoding uncharacterized protein, whose product MWSFLKPFYKSFVDLEQGVIFQVKNKGPVTCKAVRLGCTCDLPVRCMICNAMQFNGASSCWKCLQEGKTAKVSQRGHTRVFSFMHHDPKGPQRTFDDTLMHAKDALQNQISGKTNQYAVHGIKGLSWLALIPRFNYVAGVGIDYMHGVLLGVQKTLLKLWFNATFSGRHFSVRSLISKADARLSEIAPTLEIKRMPRSIEEHLQYWKANELRSFLLYFGNPVLYGILPDEYFQHYFLLVHAVYFLLKDSISSADLSEAEKLLFMFCEKLSSLYGEQFMTLNFHQLVHLADDVRDLGPLYTHSCFSFDDKNGFILKLIHGTQFIESQILSAVSFVQKIPELREKCIKPGSEVKEIYRSLSCARRPKNPELISSSLNAYRLGSIYVQSLDELEYAALERYLGYPLDLPQVDLTITPEENVSASES is encoded by the coding sequence ATGTGGTCTTTCCTTAAACCATTTTACAAATCTTTCGTTGATTTAGAGCAAGGTGTTATATTTCAAGTCAAAAACAAAGGACCCGTAACCTGCAAGGCAGTTCGCCTCGGATGTACTTGTGACCTTCCTGTGCGTTGCATGATTTGTAATGCCATGCAGTTTAATGGAGCGTCGAGTTGTTGGAAATGCCTGCAGGAGGGTAAAACTGCAAAAGTAAGCCAACGGGGACATACAAGGGTATTTTCATTCATGCACCACGATCCGAAAGGACCACAGAGGACATTTGATGATACTTTGATGCATGCCAAAGACGCGTTGCAGAACCAGATATCTGGGAAAACAAACCAGTACGCTGTTCATGGAATTAAAGGACTGTCTTGGCTAGCGTTGATTCCCAGATTTAACTATGTGGCTGGTGTAGGAATCGACTACATGCACGGAGTATTGCTTGGAGTGCAAAAAACACTACTGAAGCTGTGGTTTAATGCTACGTTTTCGGGAAGACATTTTAGTGTACGTAGTCTAATTAGTAAGGCCGATGCTCGACTTTCCGAAATTGCACCAACACTGGAAATTAAACGAATGCCTCGCTCGATAGAGGAGCACCTTCAGTATTGGAAGGCTAACGAGCTTCGCTCGTTTCTTCTATATTTTGGTAATCCAGTGTTATACGGCATCTTACCGGATGAATATTTTCAGCATTATTTCCTTCTTGTTCATgcagtttattttcttttgaaagatTCTATTTCTTCTGCTGATCTAAGCGAGGCCGAGAAACTTCTCTTTATGTTTTGTGAAAAATTGTCTTCTCTATATGGAGAACAATTCATGACTTTAAATTTTCATCAACTTGTGCACTTAGCCGACGATGTACGTGACCTCGGCCCTTTGTACACTCACAGCTGCTTTAGTTTCGATGATAAAAATGGGTTCATTCTAAAGCTAATTCATGGCACTCAATTTATCGAAAGTCAGATACTCAGTGCTGTGTCATTTGTACAAAAAATACCTGAACTGAGAGAAAAATGTATAAAACCAGGGTCAGAGGTTAAGGAAATATATAGATCATTAAGTTGTGCCAGACGGCCTAAAAATCCAGAGCTGATATCAAGTTCGTTGAATGCCTACCGACTAGGGTCGATTTATGTACAATCGTTGGATGAACTTGAGTATGCCGCTCTGGAACGTTATCTAGGGTACCccctagacttgccacaagtcgacctcacgataaccccagaagaaaatgtttcggcgagcgaatcgtga